Proteins encoded within one genomic window of Setaria italica strain Yugu1 chromosome IV, Setaria_italica_v2.0, whole genome shotgun sequence:
- the LOC111257050 gene encoding NAC domain-containing protein 4-like: MADLLVGFVFAPEDEVAVDYYLLPRILGWLLRIDDLILEDDPLSALPWELLKRNGCKEEAFFLAEGQARCGKGARQKRTCAGGGWWEGQKTCAKGDKLRIPGGGGREAAWRKKALNFHGGGGGGKGSTGWVMHEYVVTAPKDLARSPLRLYHIRRNSYGRRQSGAMEVPRALGLPPGFLFAPEDGDVVTH, from the coding sequence ATGGCCGATCTCCTGGTAGGCTTCGTGTTTGCTCCCGAGGACGAGGTGGCCGTGGACTACTACCTGCTCCCTCGCATCCTAGGCTGGCTGCTTCGGATCGATGACCTCATCCTTGAGGATGACCCGCTGAGCGCTCTGCCGTGGGAGCTCCTCAAGCGGAATGGGTGCAAGGAGGAAGCTTTCTTCCTCGCGGAGGGGCAGGCGAGGTGCGGGAAGGGCGCGCGGCAGAAGCGAACCTGCGCAGGCGGCGGCTGGTGGGAGGGGCAGAAGACGTGTGCGAAAGGTGACAAGTTGCGCATccccggtggtggcggcagggaGGCCGCGTGGCGGAAGAAAGCACTCAacttccacggcggcggcggcggcgggaagggaAGCACGGGATGGGTGATGCACGAGTACGTGGTCACCGCCCCGAAGGATCTGGCGCGGTCACCGCTGAGATTGTACCACATCAGGCGCAACAGCTACGGGAGGAGGCAGAGCGGCGCCATGGAGGTGCCGCGCGCGCTCGGCCTCCCGCCGGGCTTCCTCTTCGCGCCCGAGGATGGCGACGTCGTCACGCATTAG